One genomic segment of Oncorhynchus kisutch isolate 150728-3 linkage group LG15, Okis_V2, whole genome shotgun sequence includes these proteins:
- the LOC109905253 gene encoding transcription factor LBX1-like codes for MTSSKDMKAGSVLQSSGEERRRGPLDQLPPPANSNKPLTPFSIEDILNKPSVKKSVANLCPPRVIEKVSGSNAARNGITTPSSPLCALEELASKTFKGLEVSVIQAAEGREHVNAFGQRQTSKKRRKSRTAFTNHQIYELEKRFLYQKYLSPADRDQIAQQLGLTNAQVITWFQNRRAKLKRDLEEMKADVESLKKIPPQTLQKLVTMEEDIDDQQGSISPSSQGHRAFPQSPSSSRDQTTDEFSEEDEEIEVDD; via the exons ATGACCTCCAGTAAAGACATGAAGGCAGGCTCCGTGTTGCAGTCCAGCggcgaggagaggagacggggtcCTTTGGACCAGCTTCCACCCCCCGCCAACTCCAACAAGCCACTGACGCCGTTCAGTATCGAGGATATTCTAAACAAACCCTCCGTGAAGAAATCAGTTGCTAATCTCTGTCCACCGAGAGTTATTGAAAAAGTGTCCGGCTCAAACGCAGCAAGGAACGGTATTACCACTCCTTCTTCGCCGTTATGCGCTCTGGAGGAACTAGCCAGCAAAACATTTAAAGGTCTGGAAGTCAGCGTTATACAAGCAGCTGAAG GTCGTGAGCATGTGAACGCCTTTGGACAGAGGCAGACCTCAAAAAAGAGGAGAAAGTCCCGGACAGCTTTCACCAACCATCAGATATATGAACTCGAGAAGCGCTTTTTGTACCAGAAATACCTGTCCCCGGCCGACCGAGACCAGATAGCTCAGCAACTGGGGCTAACCAACGCTCAGGTCATCACCTGGTTTCAGAACAGACGGGCCAAGCTCAAGAGAGACTTGGAAGAGATGAAAGCGGACGTGGAGTCGCTCAAGAAAATACCACCACAAACCCTGCAAAAGCTAGTCACCATGGAAGAAGACATTGACGACCAGCAAGGAAGCATCTCCCCGTCGTCACAAGGACACCGAGCATTTCCACAGTCCCCCTCTTCATCCAGAGATCAAACCACGGACGAATTCTCAGAGGAGGACGAAGAGATTGAGGTGGACGATTGA
- the LOC109905252 gene encoding polycomb group RING finger protein 1 isoform X1 has translation MAEQGPMAIAMRLRNQLQSVYKLDPLRNEEEVKLKIKDLNEHIVCYLCAGYFIDATTITECLHTFCKSCIVKYLQTSKYCPMCNIKIHETQPLLNLKLDRVMQDIVYKLVPGLQEREDKRIKEFYQSRGLERVVQPSGEDSIPDATGLPFTTFDHSKAHFYRYDEQVSLCLERQSLSLSGKKDKTKLTLQQKFVRCSVRAEVRHLRKVLCHRLNVEKHQVQMFFNNEFLPDHMTMKRLWLSHWFGKMNVVPSGLWKLLPRMNQTWRSTIVFLRTWLISFDFPMMSSKEALSLKTYRHTHDGCLPVNMASVDPYRQREVGQIKGRNHTVAPSQTDAD, from the exons ATGGCGGAGCAAGGGCCAATGGCGATAGCTATGCGGCTAAGAAATCAACTCCAGTCCGTATATAAGCTCGACCCTTTACGAAATGAG GAGGAAGTCAAGTTGAAGATCAAAGACCTGAACGAGCACATAGTGTGCTATCTCTGTGCTGGGTACTTCATCGATGCCACAACTATTACAGAGTGTCTGCATACAT TCTGTAAAAGTTGTATTGTGAAATACCTCCAAACCAGCAAGTATTGTCCAATGTGCAACATAAAGATCCACGAAACACAGCCTTTATTGAACCTGAAATTGGATAGAGTGATGCAAGACATTGTCTACAAACTGGTTCCAGGACTTCAAGAAA GAGAGGACAAGCGAATTAAAGAATTCTATCAGTCGCGTGGGCTTGAGAGAGTTGTCCAACCCTCTGGAGAAG ACTCCATACCAGATGCTACAGGATTACCTTTCACCACCTTTGACCATTCCAAGGCCCACTTTTACAGATATGACGAGCAGGTTTCGCTTTGTCTAGAGAGGCAAAG TTTATCTCTGTCTGGAAAAAAAGATAAGACAAAACTGACTCTTCAG CAGAAGTTTGTGCGCTGCTCGGTCCGAGCCGAGGTGAGACACCTGCGTAAAGTGCTGTGTCATCGACTGAATGTGGAGAAGCACCAG GTCCAGATGTTTTTCAATAATGAGTTCCTTCCAGATCACATGACCATGAAACGGCTGTGGCTCTCTCACTGGTTTGGCAAG atgaacgtggtaccttcaggcctttggaaattgctcccaaggatgaaccagacttggaggtctacgattgtttttctgaggacttggctgatttcttttgatttccccatgatgtcaagcaaagaggcattgagtttgaag acatacagacacacacacgatgGATGTTTGCCTGTGAACATGGCATCAGTAGACCCATACAGACAAAGAGAAGTGGGACAGATCAAAGGGAGGAACCACACTGTCGCCCCCTCCCAAACGGATGCCGACTGA
- the LOC109905252 gene encoding polycomb group RING finger protein 1 isoform X2 has protein sequence MAEQGPMAIAMRLRNQLQSVYKLDPLRNEEEVKLKIKDLNEHIVCYLCAGYFIDATTITECLHTFCKSCIVKYLQTSKYCPMCNIKIHETQPLLNLKLDRVMQDIVYKLVPGLQEREDKRIKEFYQSRGLERVVQPSGEDSIPDATGLPFTTFDHSKAHFYRYDEQVSLCLERQSLSLSGKKDKTKLTLQQKFVRCSVRAEVRHLRKVLCHRLNVEKHQVQMFFNNEFLPDHMTMKRLWLSHWFGKTYRHTHDGCLPVNMASVDPYRQREVGQIKGRNHTVAPSQTDAD, from the exons ATGGCGGAGCAAGGGCCAATGGCGATAGCTATGCGGCTAAGAAATCAACTCCAGTCCGTATATAAGCTCGACCCTTTACGAAATGAG GAGGAAGTCAAGTTGAAGATCAAAGACCTGAACGAGCACATAGTGTGCTATCTCTGTGCTGGGTACTTCATCGATGCCACAACTATTACAGAGTGTCTGCATACAT TCTGTAAAAGTTGTATTGTGAAATACCTCCAAACCAGCAAGTATTGTCCAATGTGCAACATAAAGATCCACGAAACACAGCCTTTATTGAACCTGAAATTGGATAGAGTGATGCAAGACATTGTCTACAAACTGGTTCCAGGACTTCAAGAAA GAGAGGACAAGCGAATTAAAGAATTCTATCAGTCGCGTGGGCTTGAGAGAGTTGTCCAACCCTCTGGAGAAG ACTCCATACCAGATGCTACAGGATTACCTTTCACCACCTTTGACCATTCCAAGGCCCACTTTTACAGATATGACGAGCAGGTTTCGCTTTGTCTAGAGAGGCAAAG TTTATCTCTGTCTGGAAAAAAAGATAAGACAAAACTGACTCTTCAG CAGAAGTTTGTGCGCTGCTCGGTCCGAGCCGAGGTGAGACACCTGCGTAAAGTGCTGTGTCATCGACTGAATGTGGAGAAGCACCAG GTCCAGATGTTTTTCAATAATGAGTTCCTTCCAGATCACATGACCATGAAACGGCTGTGGCTCTCTCACTGGTTTGGCAAG acatacagacacacacacgatgGATGTTTGCCTGTGAACATGGCATCAGTAGACCCATACAGACAAAGAGAAGTGGGACAGATCAAAGGGAGGAACCACACTGTCGCCCCCTCCCAAACGGATGCCGACTGA
- the LOC109905252 gene encoding polycomb group RING finger protein 1 isoform X4 has protein sequence MAEQGPMAIAMRLRNQLQSVYKLDPLRNEEEVKLKIKDLNEHIVCYLCAGYFIDATTITECLHTFCKSCIVKYLQTSKYCPMCNIKIHETQPLLNLKLDRVMQDIVYKLVPGLQEREDKRIKEFYQSRGLERVVQPSGEDSIPDATGLPFTTFDHSKAHFYRYDEQVSLCLERQSLSLSGKKDKTKLTLQQKFVRCSVRAEVRHLRKVLCHRLNVEKHQVQMFFNNEFLPDHMTMKRLWLSHWFGKAQPLVLHYTIKDKRTR, from the exons ATGGCGGAGCAAGGGCCAATGGCGATAGCTATGCGGCTAAGAAATCAACTCCAGTCCGTATATAAGCTCGACCCTTTACGAAATGAG GAGGAAGTCAAGTTGAAGATCAAAGACCTGAACGAGCACATAGTGTGCTATCTCTGTGCTGGGTACTTCATCGATGCCACAACTATTACAGAGTGTCTGCATACAT TCTGTAAAAGTTGTATTGTGAAATACCTCCAAACCAGCAAGTATTGTCCAATGTGCAACATAAAGATCCACGAAACACAGCCTTTATTGAACCTGAAATTGGATAGAGTGATGCAAGACATTGTCTACAAACTGGTTCCAGGACTTCAAGAAA GAGAGGACAAGCGAATTAAAGAATTCTATCAGTCGCGTGGGCTTGAGAGAGTTGTCCAACCCTCTGGAGAAG ACTCCATACCAGATGCTACAGGATTACCTTTCACCACCTTTGACCATTCCAAGGCCCACTTTTACAGATATGACGAGCAGGTTTCGCTTTGTCTAGAGAGGCAAAG TTTATCTCTGTCTGGAAAAAAAGATAAGACAAAACTGACTCTTCAG CAGAAGTTTGTGCGCTGCTCGGTCCGAGCCGAGGTGAGACACCTGCGTAAAGTGCTGTGTCATCGACTGAATGTGGAGAAGCACCAG GTCCAGATGTTTTTCAATAATGAGTTCCTTCCAGATCACATGACCATGAAACGGCTGTGGCTCTCTCACTGGTTTGGCAAG GCTCAGCCGTTGGTCCTTCACTACACGATCAAGGACAAAAGGACAAGATAG
- the LOC109905252 gene encoding polycomb group RING finger protein 1 isoform X5 — protein sequence MAEQGPMAIAMRLRNQLQSVYKLDPLRNEEEVKLKIKDLNEHIVCYLCAGYFIDATTITECLHTFCKSCIVKYLQTSKYCPMCNIKIHETQPLLNLKLDRVMQDIVYKLVPGLQEREDKRIKEFYQSRGLERVVQPSGEDSIPDATGLPFTTFDHSKAHFYRYDEQVSLCLERQSLSLSGKKDKTKLTLQKFVRCSVRAEVRHLRKVLCHRLNVEKHQVQMFFNNEFLPDHMTMKRLWLSHWFGKAQPLVLHYTIKDKRTR from the exons ATGGCGGAGCAAGGGCCAATGGCGATAGCTATGCGGCTAAGAAATCAACTCCAGTCCGTATATAAGCTCGACCCTTTACGAAATGAG GAGGAAGTCAAGTTGAAGATCAAAGACCTGAACGAGCACATAGTGTGCTATCTCTGTGCTGGGTACTTCATCGATGCCACAACTATTACAGAGTGTCTGCATACAT TCTGTAAAAGTTGTATTGTGAAATACCTCCAAACCAGCAAGTATTGTCCAATGTGCAACATAAAGATCCACGAAACACAGCCTTTATTGAACCTGAAATTGGATAGAGTGATGCAAGACATTGTCTACAAACTGGTTCCAGGACTTCAAGAAA GAGAGGACAAGCGAATTAAAGAATTCTATCAGTCGCGTGGGCTTGAGAGAGTTGTCCAACCCTCTGGAGAAG ACTCCATACCAGATGCTACAGGATTACCTTTCACCACCTTTGACCATTCCAAGGCCCACTTTTACAGATATGACGAGCAGGTTTCGCTTTGTCTAGAGAGGCAAAG TTTATCTCTGTCTGGAAAAAAAGATAAGACAAAACTGACTCTTCAG AAGTTTGTGCGCTGCTCGGTCCGAGCCGAGGTGAGACACCTGCGTAAAGTGCTGTGTCATCGACTGAATGTGGAGAAGCACCAG GTCCAGATGTTTTTCAATAATGAGTTCCTTCCAGATCACATGACCATGAAACGGCTGTGGCTCTCTCACTGGTTTGGCAAG GCTCAGCCGTTGGTCCTTCACTACACGATCAAGGACAAAAGGACAAGATAG
- the LOC109905252 gene encoding polycomb group RING finger protein 1 isoform X3 gives MAEQGPMAIAMRLRNQLQSVYKLDPLRNEEEVKLKIKDLNEHIVCYLCAGYFIDATTITECLHTFCKSCIVKYLQTSKYCPMCNIKIHETQPLLNLKLDRVMQDIVYKLVPGLQEREDKRIKEFYQSRGLERVVQPSGEDSIPDATGLPFTTFDHSKAHFYRYDEQVSLCLERQSLSLSGKKDKTKLTLQKFVRCSVRAEVRHLRKVLCHRLNVEKHQVQMFFNNEFLPDHMTMKRLWLSHWFGKTYRHTHDGCLPVNMASVDPYRQREVGQIKGRNHTVAPSQTDAD, from the exons ATGGCGGAGCAAGGGCCAATGGCGATAGCTATGCGGCTAAGAAATCAACTCCAGTCCGTATATAAGCTCGACCCTTTACGAAATGAG GAGGAAGTCAAGTTGAAGATCAAAGACCTGAACGAGCACATAGTGTGCTATCTCTGTGCTGGGTACTTCATCGATGCCACAACTATTACAGAGTGTCTGCATACAT TCTGTAAAAGTTGTATTGTGAAATACCTCCAAACCAGCAAGTATTGTCCAATGTGCAACATAAAGATCCACGAAACACAGCCTTTATTGAACCTGAAATTGGATAGAGTGATGCAAGACATTGTCTACAAACTGGTTCCAGGACTTCAAGAAA GAGAGGACAAGCGAATTAAAGAATTCTATCAGTCGCGTGGGCTTGAGAGAGTTGTCCAACCCTCTGGAGAAG ACTCCATACCAGATGCTACAGGATTACCTTTCACCACCTTTGACCATTCCAAGGCCCACTTTTACAGATATGACGAGCAGGTTTCGCTTTGTCTAGAGAGGCAAAG TTTATCTCTGTCTGGAAAAAAAGATAAGACAAAACTGACTCTTCAG AAGTTTGTGCGCTGCTCGGTCCGAGCCGAGGTGAGACACCTGCGTAAAGTGCTGTGTCATCGACTGAATGTGGAGAAGCACCAG GTCCAGATGTTTTTCAATAATGAGTTCCTTCCAGATCACATGACCATGAAACGGCTGTGGCTCTCTCACTGGTTTGGCAAG acatacagacacacacacgatgGATGTTTGCCTGTGAACATGGCATCAGTAGACCCATACAGACAAAGAGAAGTGGGACAGATCAAAGGGAGGAACCACACTGTCGCCCCCTCCCAAACGGATGCCGACTGA